A section of the Verrucomicrobiota bacterium genome encodes:
- a CDS encoding agmatine deiminase family protein has product MPAEWERHEATWISWPHADGQSFPESYDRVVPTLVKMASVLAESEILRINISNSEQESEVRGLLSAVAPMERIEFYNNPTNEPWCRDHGPIFVKRALAPQLAINDFGYNAWGNKYPPFDADDVVPTRIAHHFSLPLFTPPFILEGGSVDPNGAGALLTTESCLLNPNRNPSMSRDQIEQGLRDYLGVEQILWLGDGIEGDDTDGHVDDITRFVSRDTVITVVEPNQADPNHLPLKENLERLRGMKLSDGTSLKVIEMPMPPRIDREGIRLPASHANFYIANESVLMPSFGGDSDVESVEILAELFPTRMIRPIDCCELIWGLGAFHCLTQQQPA; this is encoded by the coding sequence ATGCCCGCGGAGTGGGAGAGACATGAGGCAACGTGGATTTCCTGGCCGCATGCGGATGGTCAGAGCTTCCCTGAGAGCTATGACCGGGTTGTGCCGACGCTCGTCAAGATGGCCTCGGTTCTTGCAGAGTCTGAAATCCTGAGAATAAATATCTCCAACTCCGAACAGGAGAGTGAGGTGAGGGGACTTCTCTCGGCAGTCGCTCCCATGGAGCGCATCGAGTTTTACAACAATCCGACCAATGAACCTTGGTGCCGGGACCATGGTCCGATCTTTGTGAAGCGTGCTTTGGCGCCCCAGCTTGCAATAAACGACTTTGGATATAATGCCTGGGGTAACAAGTATCCTCCCTTCGATGCCGATGATGTCGTCCCTACCCGGATCGCGCACCATTTCAGCCTCCCGCTGTTCACCCCTCCGTTTATCTTGGAAGGTGGATCCGTGGATCCCAATGGAGCAGGTGCCTTGCTCACTACGGAGTCTTGCTTGCTGAACCCCAACCGCAATCCCTCGATGTCCCGGGATCAGATCGAGCAGGGATTGAGGGATTATCTCGGAGTGGAGCAAATCCTCTGGCTCGGAGACGGCATTGAGGGAGATGACACCGACGGCCATGTCGACGACATTACCCGCTTTGTCTCCCGTGACACTGTCATCACAGTCGTTGAGCCGAATCAGGCGGATCCTAACCACCTCCCCTTGAAGGAAAACCTCGAGCGTCTTCGCGGCATGAAGCTATCCGACGGAACTTCGCTGAAAGTTATCGAGATGCCGATGCCCCCCCGAATCGACCGCGAGGGGATCCGCTTGCCGGCTAGTCATGCCAACTTCTACATCGCTAACGAATCGGTGCTGATGCCCTCGTTCGGTGGTGATTCCGATGTGGAGTCCGTGGAGATCCTCGCGGAGCTTTTTCCTACTCGGATGATCCGGCCAATCGATTGCTGTGAGTTGATTTGGGGGCTGGGGGCGTTCCACTGTCTCACTCAACAGCAGCCCGCGTAG